A stretch of DNA from Rhodothermales bacterium:
GCCAAAACGAGCGCACACCTGACCAGGCTTCACGAGAAGGGACTACCCTTTATTGTTATCCTGGCCAACCCGACCACGGGTGGCGTGACCGCATCGTTCGCCATGCTGGGCGATGTGCACCTTGCCGAACCCGGCGCGTTGATCGGGTTTGCCGGCCCGAGAGTCATTCGGGAAACCATGGGCCAGGATCTGCCTGAAGGGTTTCAGCGCTCCGAGTTCCTGAAGGAGCACGGTTTCGTGGATCAGATTGTGCCACGAAGCGAGATGAAGCAGCGCATCGCCGACCTGTTCGATCTGCTGCTCGAGAAGGAAGCATAGGCTTCTGCCCGCGCGGCGCCTGAGGCGTTCGCACCGACACGCCAACACGGCCACCAGAGGCGTCGCCCGGCCGCGCCAAGCCGGCGCCTGACGCGTCGCACCGACACGCCAACACGGCCACCAGAGGCGTCCCGCGGCCCCCGCATCCCCCGCGTCCTGTCTCCCGCTTCGTAGGCCAATCTGCGCACTGGTGACCACCGGACTGGGCACCCGATCTCCTGAGGGGGGGCGGCTGAAAACGCCGATCCTTAAGCGCGAACAGCCACGCTTCACACGGTCTTCACGCGACCAATTTAAGTTCTTAAGTCCCGTGGCCGATAGGGGAAGAGCCCCGCGTATGCATTGTCGGACAAAGCGGCTTTTCGGGCCCATTAAGGCCTGTTTTGCGGCTCCGGCGATGCGGACTCGGTGTTCTTTTTCAACCGGTGTCTCCGGGCGGAATGGCCGCCCGAATGCGGCCAATTCCGGCCCTGCGCACCGTGCAATGTTCTCCTATTGTCGCTCCCAACGGGCGTCGTGGCAGCACTGTTGCCAGGACACCTGTGCGACGCCACTGTAACTGATGACCAGAACGTCCCTCCGTTCGATAGCCCTGTTAGCCGCGATGCTTTTTTGCACCGCGGCTTCTGCTGCTTCCGGACCGGATCTCCGTGGAACGCTTCGCATCCGGCTGCTTGAGCCCATGACGCCCAAAGAGGCGACGGTTCAGGCCGGCCCCTACGGACTTGCCGTCTATCTGAACAATGAGCGACAACCACGCTACCAGATTGGTCCGGACGGCACGCTTTCGCTGAGCATGCGCCGCGACGAAGTCACGGTCTCCAGTCAACACGGCACGCAGGGGGTGAAGACCCTCCGGCTCATGCCTCTCGGACCCGGCGACATGACGCTGAACGTCAAGGGCACGACCCGCAGTTATTCGGGCAGCCTTGCCGTCACCGCTGACCGGGGTGAGGCGCTCAGACTCATCAATCACGTGCCGCTGGAAGACTATGTGGCGTCGGTCGTGGCCAGCGAATATGGACTCTCCGACCTCGAAGGCTCCAAGGCGATGGCAGTGATTGCCCGCACCTACGGCCTCAAGGTGATCAACAGCTCAGACGACAGCTACGACCATGTGGACCACACCGCCTCGCAGGTGTACCGCGGGTCGCGCGCCGTGACCTCGTTGGCCCGGCAGGCGGCCCAGGCTACCGCCGGCCAGGTGCTGACGTACGACGGTCGACTTATCGAGGCCGTGTATTCCTCCAGCTCGGGAGGTCACACGGCCAACAACGAAGACGTGTGGTCATCCGACCCACACCCCTACCTGCGAGGGAAGCCGGATCCCTGGGATCGCGTGTCCAAGTATCACCGATGGGAATACTCGGTCTCCGAGGATGATCTGCATCGAGCCATCGAGCAGTCGCTGGGTCTCAAGCCTAGGTCCATCTCCGTGGCAGAATCGGGGCCGGACGGTCGGGCGAAGCGCATCGCGCTGGAGCCGCACAGTGGCCGCACCCGCACAATCGCCGCGGACGAGTTTCGCAGGATTGTGCGCGGCGCCCTGGGCGAGGCGGGGCTGCGCTCTACCCGATTCACCATGAAGCGCAAGCGCGGCACGTACAGGTTTGAGGGAGGTGGCTTCGGCCACGGGGTCGGTCTGAGCCAGTGGGGTGCCCACGGCATGGCCAACGCCGGCAAGTCCTACGACGAAATTCTGAACTTCTACTACACCGGCGTTCGCATCGATCAACGGCGCGTTCAGGGAGCCTCGACGCCGGCGGCCGGCCTGTTGGCATCCGCGAGAGCCGCGCCTCCAACGGTGCGTCAGGTGAATGCGCCGCCGCCTGCATCGGCAGTTACGTCGGGTCGTTCGCAACCAGCCGACCGCGCTGCTCAGCCCGTGCCGGAGCACCGAGCCACTGAGCGAAAGACGGTGGCCGCCTGGAACGAGTCGAGCAATCGGCGAGCGGCCAAGCGGACAGGCAAAAAGCGAAGGGGTTGGTAGTGCGGCCTTGCGGGAGGGGCGATATTCCGGGCTCCGGAATGCCTCCTGCCCATGCGCGTCTTACTGCCCGCCTTTCTCAGCCTTCTGATTGTAGCCCCACTGCGGGCGCAGGACACCCTGGAGGTTGTTTTACCTCCTGTTCGGGTGGAAGCATCGCGCGGTTCGTTCAGCAGCGGCGATGCGCCTGCCGCAATTGCCGTGGAGGTTCGCGGACCCGAGAGGCGGGCCGTTGAGCCCGCCCTGGCTCTGGAGGACGTGCTCACAGAGCTGCCCGGACTCTGGATTGCGGACCGTAGCCACTTCGCCATCGGGGAACGACTGGTCGTGCGTGGCCTGGGCAGCAGGGCAGCGTTCGGCGTCCGCAGTGTCGCCGTCCTGCTCGATGGCGTCCTGCTGACCATGCCGGACGGCCAGGCCGTGCTGGACCCTGTCGAGCCCTCGGTCCTCGCCCGTGCCGAGCTGTTGCGCGGCCCCGCTTCCCGATTCTGGGGCAATGCCGCCGGCGGTGTGCTGGCCCTCGAATCCGAAGCTCCCGGCGAAGCCGTCAGTCAGTCGGTACGAATTCTGGCCGGCTCCCATGGCAGTCGCCAACTCACCGGACGCGTCGGAATCGCCGAAGGCCGGCAGAAAACCTCGGCCTTCGCTTCTGTCCTGGATCAAACGGGGTTCAGGGAGCATGCCGACGGCCGCATGGCGAGGGTCGGTCTCCGAACAACCCGGGCACTGGACTCTGGCGCCGTCGTGGCGTTTTCGATCGCAGCCTCGGACCTGGACACCCGTAGCCCTGGATCCCTGACCGCGGAGCAGTGGGAAGCCGATCCCGCTGCGGCGGACGCGC
This window harbors:
- a CDS encoding SpoIID/LytB domain-containing protein; this encodes MTRTSLRSIALLAAMLFCTAASAASGPDLRGTLRIRLLEPMTPKEATVQAGPYGLAVYLNNERQPRYQIGPDGTLSLSMRRDEVTVSSQHGTQGVKTLRLMPLGPGDMTLNVKGTTRSYSGSLAVTADRGEALRLINHVPLEDYVASVVASEYGLSDLEGSKAMAVIARTYGLKVINSSDDSYDHVDHTASQVYRGSRAVTSLARQAAQATAGQVLTYDGRLIEAVYSSSSGGHTANNEDVWSSDPHPYLRGKPDPWDRVSKYHRWEYSVSEDDLHRAIEQSLGLKPRSISVAESGPDGRAKRIALEPHSGRTRTIAADEFRRIVRGALGEAGLRSTRFTMKRKRGTYRFEGGGFGHGVGLSQWGAHGMANAGKSYDEILNFYYTGVRIDQRRVQGASTPAAGLLASARAAPPTVRQVNAPPPASAVTSGRSQPADRAAQPVPEHRATERKTVAAWNESSNRRAAKRTGKKRRGW